A window of the Brassica napus cultivar Da-Ae chromosome A2, Da-Ae, whole genome shotgun sequence genome harbors these coding sequences:
- the LOC125583572 gene encoding tetraspanin-15-like, giving the protein MADNVQVVPIEEPASTATATATSTTNEPETKSSDQMESQSDKPPVGMLVTIVNLCAIGVLPIFTFFLSLTLLGYAVWLLYMRSYECEDILGLPRVQTLASVGLLAVFVISNAALFLRRKFPMPALVVMVVILLLMMFMGLAYAGVNEMQSRRFPATARWFKLKVMDDVNWNNIKSCVYDKGACNELFYQYPKEKPYNRRKMPPIKNGCCMPPETCNMDALNATFWYRRKDEGPPLETEVLYGGMGGILSDCELWRNDWSIMCYDCRSCKFGFIRSLRRKWWQLGVFLVVISILLLISHLLIFLATFWERFKGQ; this is encoded by the exons ATGGCTGATAATGTCCAAGTAGTACCCATTGAGGAACCAGCCTCGACCGCAACCGCCACAGCCACCTCAACAACCAATGAGCCAGAAACCAAAAGCTCCGATCAAATGGAGTCACAAAGCGACAAGCCACCCGTTGGAATGTTGGTCACAATCGTAAACCTTTGCGCCATCGGTGTTCTTCCCATCTTCaccttctttctttctctaaCACTCCTTGGCTACGCTGTGTGGCTCCTCTACATGCGCAGCTACGAATGCGAAGACATCCTCGGTCTCCCACGTGTCCAGACGCTCGCTAGCGTCGGCCTCCTTGCCGTGTTCGTCATCAGCAACGCGGCTCTCTTTCTCCGAAGGAAGTTTCCTATGCCCGCACTCGTGGTGATGGTGGTGATTCTTTTGCTGATGATGTTCATGGGTTTGGCGTACGCAGGAGTCAATGAGATGCAGAGCAGGCGGTTTCCGGCTACTGCGAGGTGGTTTAAGCTCAAAGTGATGGACGATGTGAACTGGAACAATATCAAATCGTGTGTCTACGATAAAGGAGCTTGCAACGAGCTTTTTTACCAATATCCTAAAGAGAAACCTTACAATAGAAGAAAAATGCCACCAATAAAG aaTGGATGTTGTATGCCGCCGGAGACATGTAACATGGATGCTTTAAATGCGACGTTTTGGTATAGAAGAAAAGACGAGGGCCCACCATTGGAGACGGAGGTGCTGTATGGTGGGATGGGCGGAATACTAAGCGACTGTGAGTTATGGAGGAACGATTGGAGCATAATGTGCTATGATTGTAGATCTTGCAAGTTTGGATTCATTAGATCTCTAAGAAGGAAATGGTGGCAGCTTGGTGTCTTTTTGGTTGTCATCTCTATTCTTCTTCTTATCTCTCACCTCTTGATCTTCTTGGCCACCTTTTGGGAAAGATTCAAGGGTCAATAA
- the LOC106387813 gene encoding very-long-chain aldehyde decarbonylase CER3: MVTLSVWPWESYGNLKYLLYAPLAAQVVYSWTYEQDYSRALWCLHILIICGLKGLVHVLWSVYNNMLWVTRTLRINPNGVDSKQIDHEWHWDNYILLQAIIASMICYMSPSLMMMNSIPLWNTKGLIALIVIHVTFSEPLYYYLHRSFHRNNYFFTHFHSFHHSSPVPHPMTAGNATLLENLILCVVAGVPLIGSCLLGVGSISLIYGYAIMFDFLRCLGHCNVEIFSHKLFVTLPILRYLIYTPTYHTLHHQEMGTNFCLFMPLFDVLGNTLNSNSWELQKKIRLASGERKRVPEFVFLAHGVDVMSAMHAPFVFRSFASMPYTTRLFLLPMWPFTFMVMLGMWVWSKAFLFSFYTLRNNLCQTWGVPRFGFQYFLPFATQGINDQIEAAILRADKIGVKVISLAALNKNEALNGGGTLFVNKHPDLRVRVVHGNTLTAAVILNEIPKDVKEVFLTGATSKLGRAIALYLCRRRVRVLMLTMSIERFQKIQKEAPAEFQNYLVQVTKYNAAQNCKTWIVGKWLTPREQSWAPAGTHFHQFVVPPILKFRRNCTYGDLAAMRLPKDVQGLGTCEYTMERGVVHACHAGGVVHMLEGWKHHEVGAIDVDRIDLVWEAAMRHGLSSVSSLTN; this comes from the exons ATGGTTACTTTATCAGTCTGGCCTTGGGAAAGCTATGGCAATCTTaag TATCTTCTATACGCTCCTCTAGCAGCACAAGTAGTGTACTCATGGACATACGAACAAGACTACTCGAGGGCTCTATGGTGTCTTCATATCCTCATCATCTGTGGACTCAAAGGACTCGTTCATGTCCTTTGGAGTGTTTACAACAACATGCTTTGGGTGACTCGCACTCTAAGGATTAACCCTAATGGTGTTGACTCTAAACAGATTGATCACGAATGGCACTG GGACAATTATATACTTCTGCAAGCAATAATAGCGAGCATGATCTGTTACATGTCTCCttcattgatgatgatgaacagTATACCTCTCTGGAACACCAAAGGACTAATCGCATTAATTGTGATACATGTGACTTTCTCAGAGCCTTTATACTATTATCTTCATAGATCTTTTCATCGCAACAACTACTTCTTCACGCATTTCCACTCTTTCCACCACTCATCTCCTGTTCCACATCCCATgactg CTGGAAATGCGACGTTATTGGAAAACCTTATCCTATGTGTCGTAGCTGGAGTTCCTTTGATTGGTTCTTGCTTGTTAGGTGTTGGATCAATAAGCTTGATCTACGGATACGCTATCATGTTTGATTTCCTAAGATGTTTAGGACATTGCAACGTTGAAATCTTCTCTCACAAGTTATTCGTGACTCTACCAATCCTACGTTATCTCATCTACACTCCAAC GTACCATACTCTGCATCATCAAGAAATGGGGACCAACTTCTGTCTGTTTATGCCTCTCTTTGATGTTTTGGGCAACACACTTAACTCAAACTCATGGGAACTCCAAAAGAAGATTCGTTTGGCTTCAG GGGAACGGAAGAGAGTGCCGGAGTTTGTGTTCTTGGCTCATGGGGTAGATGTGATGTCGGCGATGCACGCACCGTTTGTGTTCAGATCGTTCGCTTCGATGCCATACACGACGAGGCTCTTCTTGCTTCCCATGTGGCCGTTCACTTTCATGGTGATGTTAGGCATGTGGGTTTGGTCAAAGGCTTTTCTTTTCAGCTTCTACACCCTTAGAAACAATCTTTGCCAGACTTGGGGAGTTCCCAGATTCGGATTCCAA TACTTCTTACCGTTTGCTACACAAGGGATTAATGATCAGATCGAGGCTGCGATTCTGAGAGCTGATAAGATTGGTGTTAAAGTCATAAGCTTGGCTGCTCTGAACAAG AACGAAGCTCTGAATGGTGGTGGGACGTTGTTTGTGAACAAGCATCCTGACCTTAGAGTTCGTGTGGTTCATGGGAACACCTTAACCGCAGCAGTGATTCTCAATGAAATTCCAAAAGATGTGAAAGAAGTGTTCTTGACAGGAGCCACTTCTAAGCTGGGAAGAGCCATCGCTCTTTACCTCTGTCGTCGTAGAGTGAGAGTTCTC ATGTTGACTATGTCGATAGAGAGATTCCAAAAGATTCAGAAAGAAGCTCCTGCTGAGTTCCAAAACTACCTCGTACAAGTGACCAAATACAACGCTGCTCAAAACTGCAAG ACTTGGATCGTTGGGAAATGGTTAACACCAAGGGAACAGAGCTGGGCTCCTGCAGGAACTCATTTCCACCAGTTTGTAGTGCCACCAATCCTCAAATTTAGAAGGAACTGCACTTATGGTGATCTAGCAGCTATGAGGCTCCCTAAAGATGTTCAAGGACTTGGAACCTGTGAG TACACAATGGAGAGAGGAGTGGTGCATGCATGCCATGCAGGAGGAGTGGTTCATATGCTGGAGGGTTGGAAGCATCATGAGGTTGGAGCCATTGACGTTGACCGTATTGATCTGGTGTGGGAAGCAGCCATGAGACACGGCCTTAGCTCTGTGTCTTCACTCACTAATTGA
- the LOC106417572 gene encoding VAN3-binding protein-like codes for MELSLALTSTDHHHQVNNNPSPSEAHPDTMDFLSREWCNFAVQSLQPDHIIYDRSIVPVGTSIARFQGDLSLVPCGTMDKSMKMDDPDFKPSMPSWKTNDVKSWIWMQQAMHPELSYDGFFRKKLKLPWKITPSIKKWWKEIKAKRKEEVRLQRAEVHAAVSLAGLAAALAAIASENAGKDGGNGRPTTKVTAVASAAAVVAAQCAEMAETMGANRDQLSTMIGSAMTGTSVSEILTLTASATTSLRGAATLKARRSCKINRLNGSAPVLPIEDSSDLPPEFDKNTSLLAQGTDLFVETPDGDFKVRTVSMILNKDAKVILKMKKHNLLRTKKECIVTNVHVELYKDSETEENNMEDTCYLIVLKTNIGAIKIDMADDYARYKTWVTTVQHMLALSCSSSFHTNYDLTFYNKN; via the exons ATGGAACTATCTCTAGCATTAACATCaacagatcatcatcatcaggttAACAATAATCCATCACCTTCAGAAGCACATCCAGACACTATGGACTTTCTATCTCGAGAATGGTGTAATTTTGCTGTTCAGTCGCTTCAGCCCGACCATATTATCTACGACCGTTCCATTGTCCCCGTAGGGACATCAATCGCCAGGTTTCAAGGGGACTTAAGTCTTGTTCCTTGTGGT ACGATGGATAAGAGTATGAAGATGGACGATCCAGATTTTAAGCCCTCGATGCCTTCATGGAAAACCAATGATGTCAAG TCATGGATATGGATGCAACAAGCAATGCATCCGGAATTGAGCTACGATGGCTTCTTCCGCAAGAAACTT AAACTTCCTTGGAAGATTACACCATCGATAAAGAAATGGTGGAAAGAGATTAAGGCCAAACGAAAGGAAGAAGTGAGGCTACAGAGAGCTGAAGTCCACGCCGCCGTTTCATTAGCCGGTCTGGCCGCCGCCCTCGCCGCGATAGCTTCAGAGAACGCAGGAAAAGACGGTGGAAATGGTCGACCAACAACTAAAGTGACAGCCGTGGCTTCTGCAGCCGCTGTGGTGGCGGCACAGTGTGCTGAGATGGCAGAGACAATGGGAGCAAACAGAGACCAGCTCAGCACAATGATTGGTTCCGCTATGACTGGGACAAGTGTTAGTGAGATACTCACTCTCACTGCCTCAGCTACAACTT CCTTGAGAGGTGCTGCGACGTTGAAAGCAAGAAGAAGTTGCAAGATCAATAGATTGAACGGCTCTGCGCCTGTGTTACCTATTGAAGACTCCTCTGATCTGCCTCCTGAATTTGACAAGAACACGTCCCTTCTTGCTCAAGGAACCGATCTCTTCGTTGAGACACCAGATG GTGATTTCAAGGTTAGGACAGTGTCTATGATCTTAAACAAGGATGCAAAG GTGATACTCAAAATGAAGAAACATAACCTACTCAGGACTAAGAAAGAAT GTATTGTGACGAATGTTCACGTGGAGCTTTATAAAGATTCGGAGACTGAAGAGAACAACATGGAGGACACTTGTTATCTCATTGTCCTGAAGACGAACATAGGAGCTATCAAAATAGACATGGCGGATGATTACGCTCGTTATAAGACATGGGTCACAACGGTTCAACACATGCTCGctctttcttgttcttcttcattCCATACAAATTACGATCTCACTTTCTACAACAAAAACTGa
- the LOC106387892 gene encoding E3 ubiquitin-protein ligase XBAT32-like isoform X1, with translation MRFLSLVGNSFGCSASGERLVSAARDGDLQEAKALLDYNPRLARYSTFGVRNSPLHYSAAQGHHEIVSLLVESGVDINLRNYRGQTALMQACQHGHWEVVLILILFGANIHRSDYLNGGTALHLAALNGHPRCIRILLSEYIPSVPNCWSLLKNSKSSVSGFDPSGIQEVINRAADGGITPLHVAALNGHVETVQLLLDLGASLTQVTVEDGTTIDLIGAGSTPLHYASCGGNTQCCQVLIDKGASLAAINSNGWTPLMVARSWHRNCLEEVLNPTTEQPLSQLPKVPSPFLCLPLMSIVKIAQECGWRGDDCLTPCRDPCAVCLERKCTVAADGCGHEFCTNCALYLSTTNITSSKTSQATPGSVPCPLCRYGIVSFTKLPHTIPTTTATSSRTSISLSFCTCSSSDVLDTGALLTDPHYSCKPVVSRTGSQSVGSSSFRSLSCRFPPSLCLGGSDVDEPQSRLMNGSYSRSGLGSRRSTSEVEGKRSWFCALNHCVTTGGSPC, from the exons ATGAGGTTTCTGAGCCTCGTCGGAAACTCATTCGGTTGCTCCGCGTCCGGCGAGCGATTAGTATCAGCCGCCAGAGACGGCGATCTACAAGAGGCCAAAGCCCTCCTTGATTACAACCCGAGACTCGCTCGCTATTCCACTTTCGGCGTTCGTAACTCTCCTCTCCATTACTCCGCCGCTCAAGGCCACCACGAG ATAGTTTCTTTGTTGGTGGAGTCAGGAGTTGATATCAATCTCCGGAACTATCGTGGACAG ACGGCTTTGATGCAAGCTTGTCAACATGGTCATTGGGAGGTTGTCTTGATTCTCATCCTCTTTGGTGCTAAT ATTCATAGATCAGACTACCTTAACGGTGGTACTGCTCTGCATCTCGCGGCTCTAAATGGTCACCCTCGGTGTATCAGGATCTTGCTTTCCGAGTATATACCAAGTGTCCCTAACTGCTGGAGCCTCTTGAAGAATAgtaaatcctctgtttctgGATTTGATCCAAG TGGTATTCAAGAAGTGATAAACAGAGCAGCAGATGGAGGAATCACACCTCTTCATGTAGCGGCTCTGAACGGACACGTAGAGACGGTGCAGTTACTCTTGGATTTGGGAGCTTCACTTACTCAGGTTACTGTGGAAGATGGAACCACAATagatctcataggagctgggagtACTCCTCTCCATTATGCTTCATGTGGCGGAAACACCCAGTGTTGCCAG GTTTTGATCGATAAGGGTGCCTCTTTAGCTGCCATTAACTCTAACGG ATGGACGCCATTGATGGTTGCTCGCTCATGGCACCGGAACTGTCTTGAAGAAGTCCTGAACCCAACCACAGAGCAGCCACTAAGCCAACTGCCAAAAGTCCCTTCTCCTTTCCTCTGCCTTCCTCTAATGAGCATTGTCAAGATTGCTCA AGAATGTGGCTGGCGAGGAGATGACTGTCTCACTCCATGCCGTGACCCTTGTGCTGTTTGTCTGGAAAGAAAGTGCACCGTAGCAGCAGATG GATGTGGTCATGAGTTCTGCACTAACTGTGCGTTATACCTAAGCACCACAAACATAACATCCTCAAAGACATCACAAGCCACACCAGGCTCAGTCCCATGTCCTCTCTGTCGCTACGGCATTGTCTCTTTCACCAAACTCCCCCATACGATaccaacaacaacagcaacatCATCAAGAACAAGCATCTCCTTGTCCTTCTGCACTTGCTCCTCCTCTGATGTCTTGGATACAGGAGCTCTCCTCACCGACCCTCACTACAGCTGTAAACCGGTTGTTTCAAGAACCGGTTCACAATCCGTTGGGTCATCGTCCTTTCGGTCTCTTAGCTGCCGGTTTCCTCCAAGTCTCTGCCTCGGTGGCTCGGATGTTGACGAACCCCAAAGCCGGTTAATGAATGGATCATATTCAAGATCCGGTCTAGGGTCCAGGAGATCCACGTCGGAGGTTGAAGGAAAACGTTCTTGGTTTTGTGCTCTTAACCATTGTGTTACAACCGGTGGAAGTCCTTGCTAA
- the LOC106387892 gene encoding E3 ubiquitin-protein ligase XBAT32-like isoform X2 — protein MQACQHGHWEVVLILILFGANIHRSDYLNGGTALHLAALNGHPRCIRILLSEYIPSVPNCWSLLKNSKSSVSGFDPSGIQEVINRAADGGITPLHVAALNGHVETVQLLLDLGASLTQVTVEDGTTIDLIGAGSTPLHYASCGGNTQCCQVLIDKGASLAAINSNGWTPLMVARSWHRNCLEEVLNPTTEQPLSQLPKVPSPFLCLPLMSIVKIAQECGWRGDDCLTPCRDPCAVCLERKCTVAADGCGHEFCTNCALYLSTTNITSSKTSQATPGSVPCPLCRYGIVSFTKLPHTIPTTTATSSRTSISLSFCTCSSSDVLDTGALLTDPHYSCKPVVSRTGSQSVGSSSFRSLSCRFPPSLCLGGSDVDEPQSRLMNGSYSRSGLGSRRSTSEVEGKRSWFCALNHCVTTGGSPC, from the exons ATGCAAGCTTGTCAACATGGTCATTGGGAGGTTGTCTTGATTCTCATCCTCTTTGGTGCTAAT ATTCATAGATCAGACTACCTTAACGGTGGTACTGCTCTGCATCTCGCGGCTCTAAATGGTCACCCTCGGTGTATCAGGATCTTGCTTTCCGAGTATATACCAAGTGTCCCTAACTGCTGGAGCCTCTTGAAGAATAgtaaatcctctgtttctgGATTTGATCCAAG TGGTATTCAAGAAGTGATAAACAGAGCAGCAGATGGAGGAATCACACCTCTTCATGTAGCGGCTCTGAACGGACACGTAGAGACGGTGCAGTTACTCTTGGATTTGGGAGCTTCACTTACTCAGGTTACTGTGGAAGATGGAACCACAATagatctcataggagctgggagtACTCCTCTCCATTATGCTTCATGTGGCGGAAACACCCAGTGTTGCCAG GTTTTGATCGATAAGGGTGCCTCTTTAGCTGCCATTAACTCTAACGG ATGGACGCCATTGATGGTTGCTCGCTCATGGCACCGGAACTGTCTTGAAGAAGTCCTGAACCCAACCACAGAGCAGCCACTAAGCCAACTGCCAAAAGTCCCTTCTCCTTTCCTCTGCCTTCCTCTAATGAGCATTGTCAAGATTGCTCA AGAATGTGGCTGGCGAGGAGATGACTGTCTCACTCCATGCCGTGACCCTTGTGCTGTTTGTCTGGAAAGAAAGTGCACCGTAGCAGCAGATG GATGTGGTCATGAGTTCTGCACTAACTGTGCGTTATACCTAAGCACCACAAACATAACATCCTCAAAGACATCACAAGCCACACCAGGCTCAGTCCCATGTCCTCTCTGTCGCTACGGCATTGTCTCTTTCACCAAACTCCCCCATACGATaccaacaacaacagcaacatCATCAAGAACAAGCATCTCCTTGTCCTTCTGCACTTGCTCCTCCTCTGATGTCTTGGATACAGGAGCTCTCCTCACCGACCCTCACTACAGCTGTAAACCGGTTGTTTCAAGAACCGGTTCACAATCCGTTGGGTCATCGTCCTTTCGGTCTCTTAGCTGCCGGTTTCCTCCAAGTCTCTGCCTCGGTGGCTCGGATGTTGACGAACCCCAAAGCCGGTTAATGAATGGATCATATTCAAGATCCGGTCTAGGGTCCAGGAGATCCACGTCGGAGGTTGAAGGAAAACGTTCTTGGTTTTGTGCTCTTAACCATTGTGTTACAACCGGTGGAAGTCCTTGCTAA